GTTTTAATGGAGAACTTTCCTTCTCATGCTATGTTAGTTTTTTCCAACTTTTCTTGTTGGCTCTCAAAAACGATTGCCAAATCTTGCACGAGGCTAATAtctaactaaaatttcaatccCTTGTGAAACTCTTATGTTTAACTCTAGTTGCTACCTAAAAAACGATGATGTCGATCTATGATGTGTCATTTCCTTATATAGATATGTTGTGACTGCAGATATGGTGAGGAAAAAGGATGGAGATGCAAAGAGAATTCAGCTGATTTTGTTTGGGTTTTAGATCCAATAGATGGCACAAAGAGTTTTATTACTGGTACTTTCCGGGTGTTCCTTCTTCCTTATCTGATTTAGTTGTTTATTGATCATCGGATGTTTCAGGAAAACCCCTATTTGGCACTCTGATTGCATTGTTATATAGAGGCAAACCAGTAAGGACAACCAACCACACTCTTCCTCTCTTATTGCATCATTATATTTCCTCCTTATTTAAGTGTGTAGTTTGTTCTATTGTTCAAAAAAGCCCCGACATTGGTTTCAAAtccaaataattttgaatcaaatagAAAGGAAACATAGTGATGCAGTTGTGAAGTTATAAATGGAGAAATGGAGAtgaaaatatctaaaaatgtATCCCCAATGTTCTACCTTTATCTGCTACATTAATGATAAGATGGTGTTGATCTTCAGATTCTGGGCATCATTGATCAGCCTGTTCTGAGAGAAAGATGGATAGGAATAAGTGGGAGGAGAACTGCATTGAATGGACAAAATGTATCTACAAGATCTTGTTCAGACATATCACAGGCCTATTTGTATGTTTTCCCTTTTATggtgttttcttctcttagTTTCAAAGTTCAGGTTATTGCTATATTACGCATGGTGAGCAATAGGATTCTCAATCGTATTCGCATTATTTGTATGTTTCTTTAATGTTTTGGGATCTGTGCAGATATTGGAGGCAGGATAGAGAatcctttccttctttttaaatagtttagaATAAGACTTGAATGGGTAAGACTAAATGgaccaaaattgaaattaaatctAGGAGTTCATGGAATAAGAAAAGGTAGGTAAAGCTTGGGAACCAAAATCTAGGCTCCAAAAGTTGATGGGTTTACTTTTACCTTCTATTCTCGGGTGTACGTGTTAAAAGCTTTTTCGCCCTTCTTTGTTTGGGTTCGTTTGGTTGTTTCTTATGAACCCTCTTGTCTGTGTAGATATACTACAAGCCCTCATTTATTCAGCGGAGAAGCCAACGAGGCATTTGCTCGTGTGAGGAACAAGGTATGCATGATAACGAAAATACTTaaatattctcaatatttCTCATGGTGTTTTATGCCAAGATAAAAGATgtcttttctcattttctgaTAAAATCATCGGAAGTTCACTTGATGTTTTATTTGGTGCACATGGTTAGAAAGAACCAcagattttggaattgatAGAAAGTTTTACCATCTCCAAGGGAGTGGAATGCAGTTTATGTCTTGGATCTCATCCATTAGGAATACACCAACGGACAGTAAACCTCAAAAGACAAGCAAAAGCAGAACTGAGGCAAGAACTATAACCAAAACtcttagaaaaacaaaattgaaccTAGGAAAGGAGTGCTATTCTCCAAATATCTTCACACTTGATTAGGTTTTGGTGAAATGACATACACAAAACagcagaaaaacaaaacccgaGACAAACCCAAGCAACAGAAGGTGAATCAGACTCCCCACGCTCTCTTACATGCTGGCGCGTGGCTGTGGAGGCAAAATAGATCGGTTGTGTGTGTAGCTCACGCATAGCTTTTTTGGGCAAATGGTGGCGCAAACCTACTCTCTTTACAGCAGTGCTCCTCCTGAGGTGAGTGGTGTCGACAAATGGCCACTCTAACTTGGTGACCCAAACTTCAAACTGTAGCTCTACGTGAAAGTGAAGAAACCCGAACCGCAAAGGAAAATTCTAAACCCCTAGGAGTTGTGCTGATACCATCTACGTGTAAGTATGCACAAATGGAGGTTGTACATTTCCACTCGAGTCTAACATTACCTTATCCTCCAGGTGGAAAGTTAGAAATTCATTCTTGACGAGGTCTCAAGATGCTTCAAATGATGGCAAAACCTTCCGTTTGGCAAGGACTTCCCTTTCCCTTGATCTGGCGAATAACGCTCACTAAGTTccttttttggtttatttacCCACTCCAAAATAGCATCCAATAGAAAAGCCAGTGGAAGTTGGATAAATCAATTTCGGAATGCATACTATGTTGTTAGAAGACAACTCACCGATCACCCTCAAACGGGTAGGTCTTGGTAGCTCAGAAGAAACGAGAATATGCACATGATTGTTATCACACATATCTCCGACTTAATTTACTCACTGTGATGAAGAAAGTTACTAGAATTGACTCTGAGCAGTTTTCACTTTATTCTTTatggatatatattttattgtttttcctCTATCCCATCGGTCTAAAAGAGATCTTGAGCAAGTTCGATCTTATGTTCACAATCGACTTTGTTGTGCAGGTAAAAGTTCCCCTGTATGGTTGTGACTGCTACGCATATGCGCTTTTAGCATCTGGCTTTGTAGATCTTGTGATTGAATCTGGGCTCAAGGTAATTGGTTAGGCTTCCATATGCATAGTTTACTCATACACAATCATCGTTTTAATTCACGTGGCCAATTCGAGCTCATGCACTATTTATATGGCCATTTGATGCATTGAATTGCCTAGTATATGAAGATCTAATCAACATAGCTTGTAATTCTTTCAGCCCTatgattttctctctctaataccCATAATCAAAGGGGCTGGTGGTGTGATAACCGATTGGAAAGGAGAGGAGCTTTATTGGGAAGCCTTGCCTAATTCCCCTGCAACAAGTAATGTACACTTTTATGTATACTTTTTAAAGTGTGCTCGTTTTACATAAAACTAAACTCTTCTTGATTTCAGGTTTTAATGTGTTAGCAGCTGGGGATAAAGTTATCCATCAACAAGCCCTTGAATCATTAAGATGGGACTGATAATTCTAGACACTCACAAGAGAGAATGGTTTGTGACTGCAACTTTTGGCCTCTTGGACTTAGTAACACAGAATAAATAAGCAAATGCAAAGCATATCTAGTCTAGGTTCATTTTTTAGAAGAAACAGATCCTTCCCTCTTCCCTCACTGTTCATGTTAACGTAGGGGTCTCATGTTAAGGGAGGGGCAATAGCTCTCTTAGACGGAGTTTAGTGCTTTTGACATAGCCATTATATGTTAATCAGTGATTAAAATTGCCCGCCAATCGTAGATCGTATGGCTTATGGTTTCTTTGCATTACCTTAATAGGTTAAGAATATTAATCATGAGATCATTTCTTGAATACTGCCTATGAATGTATAATCTTCATTATGTGTACCTTGAGAAATTTCCAGGGAAGtgttttaaattgtttaacCTCAACTCAATGGTCCAGATATCTCAAAAGGATTCCCAGGGGCATCTTtttccttgcaattttctatGCTgcaactattttaaatttccagGGAAGTGTATCTTGCAGGCTCCATCATCTTTTTCTACGAGAAAGAGATTTGGGTTGGTTACAATTTTTGTAGCAGCGAAGCTCATCGTTAGCTAATATTGTGTGCTTTTATCCATTACCTATCGTCgtcaatctcacaatccacctctttagAGGGCTCAGTGTATTTACTGGCACATCACTCGgtatttggctctgatacctttactgctagtcgatattgttcgctttgattTATTACACATCATCGttagcttcacgattttaaaatgtgtttggtCTATAGGGTATGCCACAGCCACGAGATGCAATTCTCCCCATTATGCTCTGCATGTAGTATTTGAGGTTCTACATTTTCAGCTGTTTAATCACCAGCTTTGAATTCTTTATTTCTAGGAttacttttaatattacaagTCATTTACCAGTGGTTAGGCCAACtaaaaaagtgtttaaatatatttaattgattacTGTCATCAAATAGTATAAGTTTCCAAAACGTTGAGACTTCTCTGTTTAGTGTTACAATCACGCTATCTTCTGAATGTGAGGCTtggaaatataatattctGCTAGTTTGCTACATCTGATCTCGATGTGGGACAAGGATAGAACAATTGATGCACCTAACTCCAAAAAGACTACACATTAAgatctaaagaaaaattatgaatcaCCATTTCTCCCCTAACATAACAAAATTAGGTTAGCACTCCGTTAAATCCAAGGAGCAATTATTGcaatcttttcttcttgttcataGCTGAATCCCCATCATCAAGCATGACAaggtcgtcgtcgtcgtcgtcaagCTCTTCAAGTTTCTTCAAGCTATTAGCTTCATTAGCCATATCGACAGCTGAAGAAGGTGCCTTGCCTAGTTTTCGTTTCCTTCCGGATGCAACGATGTCCAAGTCTTCGTTCTTATCTGCCTCCGTAGCAGAGGGTGTTGAAGAGCTTTCTCCATTGCCCAAAGTCTTGCTGCTATCACCCTTTTCCAGTGAAGTTTGATGCCATCCAGATAGAACCATACCATCTGGTTCCTTCTCCTCATCAAATTCATCTCTGCACAGATTATTTCTGATTCTTGTAAAAGTAACTCGAACTTACGAGTACAAAGATAGAAATCTACACTTTTTTAATGGACGAGAACATTGTATTTGAAACTATTAGCTCCAATCCAATTCCCCGAAAAACCAACAGGAGAGTAAACAAgatattatgtttattaaGGAAATAGAGATCAATCATTTTCTATGGAGCTACGGAGCTACCTGTTCAATTTGACTttcaaatataagaaaaatatgatgtaacaacctaagcccaccgctagcagatattgtccgctctggctcgttacgtattgccatcagcctaacggttttaaaacgcgtctgcaagggagaggtttccacacccttataaggaatgcttcgttcccctctccaaccgctGTGGGATCAGAGGTCcacgtcctcattggcacaccgctcgatgtctggctctaataccatttgtaacaacccaagcccaccgctagcagatattgtctgttttggctcgttacgtatcgtcgtcaacatcacggttttaaaacgtgtctgttaggaagagatttccacacctttttaaggaatgcttcggtctcctctccaaccgatgagggatctcacatatgAAAACATCGTATGCCAAGTGCAAAAATGAGTAAGTTGAAATACCTATGTTTGATGTTGATACTGCAACTAAGCTCTTGTTGGAGATCCTCAACCGATAATATTGTCCCGCTAACGATTGGTGAAGGAAACTCCGACAGTACCTGAAATACATGTGAGCAAGGACTAATTTTTCATGGGGAAAAAGACCAATGATGAATGCATTTAACAAGAAAATCACACCTTCTCAAGGTTCGCAGCGTAATTTCCCACCATGTCTTCATCGAGATCATCGCCAACTTCGTAAAGAAGGGCCGATCCATGCATAATAAGCGGAAAGTTCATCCCAAGCTTCGCCTTGACTATCTTCTCGACAAAATCTCGCAGCTTTGCTTTGTGCGTATTTATCTCGAGTGATAGCGGTGTCTGTTTTGATCATAATATGTGCAAGTGAAGAATAAATCTCAATGGAATTCCCCAAGATAACCCGACAAAACACTCGAGGATGAGAATCATTGAAAGTACCTCGGAGCAAACGTAGCAGGATTTATTAGGTTCAAAAGGTTCCACGGGCATAAGAAGCATCTTCCTCGAAGGATGTTCGAGACAATACGTCATCCTACATGCGCATTCAAGTTAAGAATAGATTCAAGAGAACTAGAAGACAGGCAACAAGTTTAATACATGCGCATCTTTCTTGCTTTTCTCGAGATATCACCAGCATTTTCAAATGTCGTTTCCATTAGAACATAGATGGGTTTGTCACAAACCACCCCGcttcgaggcccaacatccttgctgacacttgttctcctctccaatcgatgtgggatcttacaattcatcccccttcgaagcccagcgtcctttctgacactcgttcctctctccaatcgatgtgggatctcgcaatcctccccctttgaggcctagcgtcctcactagtccacttccctttggggctcagcgcTCTCGCTAGCACAGCGCccggtgtttgactctaataccatttgtaacagcccaagcccaccgctagcagatattgtcctctttggggtttccctttcaggcttcccctcaaggttttaaaatgtatcagctagctagggagaggttttcagacccttataaagaaagttttgttctcctccttagccgatgtgggatctcacaatccaccccccttcgaggcctagcgtcctcgctaacactcgttctcctctccaatcgatgtgtgaTATTACAATtcatcccccttcggggccaacatccttgctaacactcgtttctctctccaatcgatgtgggatcccacaatcaactccccttcggagcccagtgtcctcactggtctaccccccttcggggcttagcgCCCTCGGTGGCACACTGCCCGATTTCTAGCTCTGACATcacttgtaacagcccaagcccaccgctagtagatattgtcctctttacgctttccctttcgaacttcccctcaaggttttaaaacgcgtctgctaggaagaggtttccacacccttataaagaatgcttcgttttcctcaccaaccgatgtgggatctcacaaaaacaatACTAACATAGAAATAACGTACcacaaacaaaataacaatacTCAGTCTAATGATGTACAAGCACAGAAATAATAAACCACAACAACATTCCAGAGCATCAATAGAACATCTGTGAACCACAATAACTAAGATCAAAACAGAACATGAAATGGAATCCCATAGCAATATGAAGAAACTCCACATACCGATAATTGTGCGCCTCGTTTTGCAGCACCTTAATTGCCTCGATCACAATCAACCCAGCAATGATAGCATTGGTTGTTGCAACAGCATGCACAATGTTACCAGCAATACCTTTAGATTCAAAAAGGCTATGCATTGGAATACCAAAAGATTCAGCTCTAATATTTGCAGCAGCAGTGACAAACTCCACAGCTAACTGATCATCTTTATCAAAACTCAAGTTCCCAACATCCTGTATAGCACACCCATTTAGAAAGCCCACAAGCCCAAGACTTGCTGCTACAAGAACATCAAGAAGCCTTAAGgttttaatcataaaatgaGAAGTTAAAACCAAACCTTTTCCCTTTTAGtgaaaaaaagtttaatagcCTCGATGAAGATTCTGGAATTTTCCATAAGACTCCATATCTCCTGGGGATTTTTCATGCCTAGAGATGTCATGGCAGAAATCGAACTTTGATCGTCAGTGGCACAGTTTTTGTCTGAGTTTCCGTTCTGTTTAGTTGGTTCATCAGGCAGGATATCCCTACTATAAATAGGCCTTGGTTTATTGCGATTTTTCCATGTATCGTCGTTAGATAAGGCTACTTCGATATTGTACCCAAAAACATGATCAAACACTCTTCTTCCATACTGCTCAATGGTTTCGTCTTTgtaaagttcaaatatatctTCAGCATGGTTTGATGAACTTGCAGAATCACTTGAACGTACGTTTAGATCGTTTTCTTGATTCTTATCTCCAAATAACTTTGCGAAAAGTAGATCTTTTGCCCAAACGATGCAGTGAACGAACTGCAAAGTTCACAACCATATTAAAccacaaaataacaaaagcaGGACCAGCTACACAACCTggggaaaatatatatacccTAACAAATCATGTCTCTATGAGATGGGTCACAAAAATGAGCCGAGTTATGAACTTATGATCATACGTTCTTTAAATATACAACTGCCCATTATTGATAGTAGTAAA
The Cucurbita pepo subsp. pepo cultivar mu-cu-16 chromosome LG16, ASM280686v2, whole genome shotgun sequence genome window above contains:
- the LOC111777091 gene encoding SUMO-activating enzyme subunit 2-like isoform X1; the protein is MASHHQFSAVKGAKVLMVGAGGIGCELLKTLALSGFQDIHIIDMDTIEVSNLNRQFLFRKSHVGLSKAKVARDAVLRFRPHISITSYHANVKNQEFNVDFFKQFNVVLNGLDNLDARRHVNRLCLAADVPLVESGTTGFLGQVTVHVKGRTECYECQPKPAPKTYPVCTITSTPSKFVHCIVWAKDLLFAKLFGDKNQENDLNVRSSDSASSSNHAEDIFELYKDETIEQYGRRVFDHVFGYNIEVALSNDDTWKNRNKPRPIYSRDILPDEPTKQNGNSDKNCATDDQSSISAMTSLGMKNPQEIWSLMENSRIFIEAIKLFFTKREKDVGNLSFDKDDQLAVEFVTAAANIRAESFGIPMHSLFESKGIAGNIVHAVATTNAIIAGLIVIEAIKVLQNEAHNYRMTYCLEHPSRKMLLMPVEPFEPNKSCYVCSETPLSLEINTHKAKLRDFVEKIVKAKLGMNFPLIMHGSALLYEVGDDLDEDMVGNYAANLEKVLSEFPSPIVSGTILSVEDLQQELSCSINIKHRDEFDEEKEPDGMVLSGWHQTSLEKGDSSKTLGNGESSSTPSATEADKNEDLDIVASGRKRKLGKAPSSAVDMANEANSLKKLEELDDDDDDLVMLDDGDSAMNKKKRLQ
- the LOC111777092 gene encoding bifunctional phosphatase IMPL2, chloroplastic yields the protein MFSLSHSISQSATNFPSLSTPAIPFKPTFLLSHFSTLSLQSSPSLSVSLPCRRSQFGSSVMSSNSQFSNIVDTSIDMAFDDHDLDRFAEVANRVADAAGEVILKYFRKKFEIIDKADFSPVTVADQAAEESMVSVLMENFPSHAIYGEEKGWRCKENSADFVWVLDPIDGTKSFITGKPLFGTLIALLYRGKPILGIIDQPVLRERWIGISGRRTALNGQNVSTRSCSDISQAYLYTTSPHLFSGEANEAFARVRNKVKVPLYGCDCYAYALLASGFVDLVIESGLKPYDFLSLIPIIKGAGGVITDWKGEELYWEALPNSPATSFNVLAAGDKVIHQQALESLRWD
- the LOC111777091 gene encoding SUMO-activating enzyme subunit 2-like isoform X2, with the translated sequence MDTIEVSNLNRQFLFRKSHVGLSKAKVARDAVLRFRPHISITSYHANVKNQEFNVDFFKQFNVVLNGLDNLDARRHVNRLCLAADVPLVESGTTGFLGQVTVHVKGRTECYECQPKPAPKTYPVCTITSTPSKFVHCIVWAKDLLFAKLFGDKNQENDLNVRSSDSASSSNHAEDIFELYKDETIEQYGRRVFDHVFGYNIEVALSNDDTWKNRNKPRPIYSRDILPDEPTKQNGNSDKNCATDDQSSISAMTSLGMKNPQEIWSLMENSRIFIEAIKLFFTKREKDVGNLSFDKDDQLAVEFVTAAANIRAESFGIPMHSLFESKGIAGNIVHAVATTNAIIAGLIVIEAIKVLQNEAHNYRMTYCLEHPSRKMLLMPVEPFEPNKSCYVCSETPLSLEINTHKAKLRDFVEKIVKAKLGMNFPLIMHGSALLYEVGDDLDEDMVGNYAANLEKVLSEFPSPIVSGTILSVEDLQQELSCSINIKHRDEFDEEKEPDGMVLSGWHQTSLEKGDSSKTLGNGESSSTPSATEADKNEDLDIVASGRKRKLGKAPSSAVDMANEANSLKKLEELDDDDDDLVMLDDGDSAMNKKKRLQ